A section of the Labrus mixtus chromosome 15, fLabMix1.1, whole genome shotgun sequence genome encodes:
- the LOC132989790 gene encoding potassium voltage-gated channel subfamily A member 3 codes for MRLQPRMDDHLSLLQSPPPSATKTRGDNLVNHGYTETETDVMTVVACDNMLEESSALPGHHSLDRYEPDHECCERVVINISGLRFETQLKTLSQFPETLLGDPKKRMRYFDPLRNEYFFDRNRPSFDAILYYYQSGGRIRRPVNVPIDIFSEEIRFYELGEEAMEKFREDEGFIKEEERPLPENEFQRQVWLLFEYPESSGPARGIAIVSVLVILISIVIFCLETLPEFRDENRDQITIAPVINGTLPYFTSPFSDPFFVVETLCIIWFSFELLVRFFACPSKATFSKNIMNIIDIVAIIPYFITLGTELAERQGNGQQAMSLAILRVIRLVRVFRIFKLSRHSKGLQILGQTLKASMRELGLLIFFLFIGVILFSSAVYFAEADDPDSGFSSIPDAFWWAVVTMTTVGYGDMHPVTIGGKIVGSLCAIAGVLTIALPVPVIVSNFNYFYHRETEGEEQAQYLHVGSCQPLADTEELRKTRSSSSLSKSEFMVIEEHGINSAFKQQPNFPTTTNTTQQNHSQNCVNINKKIFTDV; via the coding sequence ATGCGTCTTCAACCGCGCATGGACGACCACCTCAGCCTCCTGCAATCACCCCCGCCGAGCGCGACCAAAACACGGGGCGACAATCTGGTGAACCACGGATACACCGAGACAGAGACCGACGTGATGACCGTGGTGGCGTGTGACAACATGCTGGAAGAGTCATCGGCTCTCCCAGGCCATCACTCTCTGGACCGATATGAACCCGATCATGAATGTTGCGAGAGGGTGGTCATCAACATCTCAGGGTTACGCTTCGAGACGCAACTCAAGACTCTCTCCCAGTTTCCAGAGACGCTGCTGGGTGACCCTAAGAAGAGGATGAGGTACTTTGATCCTCTCCGGAACGAGTACTTTTTCGACAGGAACCGACCCAGCTTTGATGCGATCCTTTATTACTACCAGTCCGGGGGGCGCATCAGAAGACCCGTAAATGTCCCCATTGATATTTTCTCGGAGGAAATCCGCTTTTATGAGTTGGGTGAGGAAGCTATGGAGAAGTTCAGGGAGGATGAGGGCTTCATAAAAGAAGAGGAGCGGCCGCTGCCAGAGAATGAATTCCAGAGACAGGTGTGGCTGCTTTTTGAATACCCGGAGAGCTCGGGTCCTGCGCGGGGCATCGCGATAGTGTCCGTCCTGGTCATTCTCATCTCCATTGTCATTTTCTGTTTAGAGACATTGCCGGAGTTCAGGGACGAGAACAGGGATCAGATCACAATTGCACCTGTGATAAATGGCACGCTCCCTTATTTCACCAGCCCCTTCTCAGACCCGTTCTTTGTCGTGGAGACGTTGTGCATCATTTGGTTCTCCTTCGAGCTCCTGGTGCGCTTCTTCGCGTGCCCAAGCAAAGCCACATTCTCCAAAAACATTATGAACATTATTGACATCGTGGCCATCATCCCTTACTTCATAACACTCGGCACAGAGCTGGCAGAAAGGCAGGGGAACGGACAGCAGGCCATGTCTTTAGCCATACTGCGCGTAATTCGGCTCGTtcgggtgtttcgtattttcaAACTTTCACGCCACTCGAAGGGGCTGCAGATTTTAGGACAGACTCTGAAGGCCAGCATGCGAGAGCTCGGTCTGctcatcttttttctcttcatcgGCGTTATCCTCTTCTCCAGCGCTGTCTACTTTGCTGAAGCAGACGACCCAGATTCGGGGTTCAGCAGCATTCCGGATGCATTCTGGTGGGCTGtggtaaccatgacaacagtgGGCTACGGAGACATGCACCCCGTGACAATAGGGGGGAAGATTGTGGGGTCACTGTGCGCCATCGCTGGTGTGCTAACCATCGCTTTGCCTGTGCCTGTCATCGTCTCCAACTTCAACTACTTCTACCACAGAGAGACGGAGGGCGAGGAGCAGGCACAATACCTGCACGTGGGCAGCTGTCAGCCTCTCGCGGACACAGAGGAGCTGAGGAAGACTCGCTCCTCTTCATCCCTGAGCAAGAGCGAGTTTATGGTGATAGAGGAGCACGGGATAAACAGCGCGTTCAAACAGCAGCCTAACTTCCCCACCACGACTAACACCACGCAGCAAAACCACTCTCAGAACTGtgtgaacataaacaaaaagATTTTCACGGACGTGTAG